A window from Branchiostoma floridae strain S238N-H82 chromosome 16, Bfl_VNyyK, whole genome shotgun sequence encodes these proteins:
- the LOC118403170 gene encoding testis-expressed protein 49-like: MAFFGITGLGYQDAIKEKVLRPTEIKSEGLGTRGADTAAEVVGDPGEGTPKPFTPAEKVNPSELTSGDPQGSYVKYTTMLRKHIRNPHAPNQLNRLPQTEGQCVGFWHPNKGEPPIQQQLPWTRVPRYGMVTSEMTRFVDQMAVTNKEFRLF; the protein is encoded by the exons ATGGCGTTTTTCGGTATCACCGGACTAGGTTATCAGGATGCCATCAAGGAGAAGGTGCTGAGACCGACGGAGATCAAATCGGAGGGTCTCGGGACGAGGGGGGCGGACACGGCGGCCGAGGTGGTCGGCGATCCAGGTGAAGGGACGCCGAAGCCCTTCACTCCCGCAGAGAAAGTGAACCCGTCAGAACTGACCAGCGGCGACCCACAGGGCTCATATGTCAAGTACACCACCATGCTGAGGAAGCATATAAGGAACCCCCATG CTCCCAACCAGCTGAACCGGCTGCCACAGACCGAGGGCCAGTGTGTAGGGTTCTGGCATCCCAACAAGGGGGAACCCCCCATTCAGCAGCAGCTGCCATGGACACGAGTGCCACGATACGGAATGGTCACCAGTGAGATGACCAG ATTTGTAGACCAGATGGCAGTGACCAACAAGGAATTCCGCTTGTTTTGA
- the LOC118432799 gene encoding cytochrome P450 3A6-like — protein sequence MAVDSLPIPLTWILLAILPVLFYIYAVRPLQLFKKMGVPGPTPWPIIGNLLDHMKDGVWNIESQVKRRKKYGSVYGMYGGGLTAIFITDPEMLQDIFVKKFHSFTNRQPKDIHLRVKPVGRMLTQLVDEDWKNVRSTISPAFSGGKLKQMAGAMNSCAGLLVENIGKFADTGESFEVKELTGAFTMDVITRTAFGTQIDSQKNPDDPFVVYARRLIDRPISIFALMFMFFPSLLVPCWRGSSTTFFYSVFDQLMELRQAEGQERVDFLQLMMNAHKEHDETGEAKSHGHKQPLTKDDVVANGILFFIAGYETTATTMAFTLYNLALNQGKQDKLRQEITQVMADREFVDNEDVHKMPYLEMCISETLRMYSPAAMTTRASSEEVKLKWLTIPKDMLVAAPILAIHYDPERWPEPYKFIPERFTKEEKEKRGPYDWMPFGAGPRNCIGMRLALFELKLGLARLLMKYRVMTAPDTDIPLKMKKFKKFPIPENGIRLKVELVDSVTY from the exons ATGGCAGTTGACTCCCTCCCCATCCCCCTGACATGGATTCTACTGGCAATACTGCCTGTTCTCTTCTACAT ATATGCTGTACGACCCCTTCAGCTGTTCAAGAAGATGGGCGTACCCGGTCCCACTCCCTGGCCAATCATAGGGAACCTGCTCGATCACATGAAAGAT GGAGTGTGGAACATTGAGAGTCAGGTGAAACGGAGAAAGAAATATGGCAGTGTGTACGG GATGTATGGTGGAGGATTGACTGCCATCTTCATAACAGACCCTGAAATGTTGCAAGATATCTTTGTGAAGAAATTTCACAGTTTTACTAACCGCCAG CCCAAGGACATCCACCTGAGGGTGAAGCCTGTCGGCCGGATGCTGACCCAGCTGGTGGACGAGGACTGGAAGAACGTACGCAGCACCATCAGCCCTGCATTCAGTGGAGGCAAGCTCAAACAG ATGGCAGGAGCAATGAACAGTTGTGCTGGTCTGCTAGTAGAGAACATCGGCAAGTTTGCAGACACTGGGGAATCCTTTGAAGTCAAAGA ACTGACGGGTGCCTTCACTATGGATGTGATCACCAGGACAGCCTTCGGGACTCAGATCGACTCACAGAAGAATCCAGATGATCCTTTTGTTGTctatgcaaggaggttgatcGACAGACCGATTTCTATTTTTGCCCTGATGTTCA TGTTTTTCCCGAGCTTGTTGGTTCCCTGCTGGAGAGGTTCCAGTACAACC TTCTTCTACAGTGTGTTTGACCAGTTGATGGAGTTGAGGCAGGCTGAGGGCCAA GAACGTGTGGACTTCTTGCAGCTGATGATGAATGCTCACAAGGAACATGATGAGACAGGAGAGGCCAAGTCACATGGGCACAAACAAC CGCTGACTAAGGACGATGTCGTGGCGAATGGAATCCTCTTCTTCATTGCGGGATACGAGACGACAGCTACCACCATGGCCTTCACCCTGTACAACCTGGCACTGAACCAGGGCAAACAGGACAAACTCAGGCAGGAGATCACCCAGGTCATGGCAGACAGG GAATTTGTTGACAATGAGGATGTTCATAAGATGCCGTACCTGGAAATGTGCATCTCTGAGACCCTGCGCATGTACTCTCCTGCTGCCAT GACTACCCGTGCCAGCTCAGAAGAGGTGAAACTGAAGTGGCTGACGATCCCCAAAGACATGTTAGTTGCAGCCCCCATCCTGGCCATTCACTATGATCCAGAGCGTTGGCCAGAACCGTACAAGTTCATTCCAGAACG ATTCACCAAGGAAGAGAAGGAGAAGAGGGGCCCGTACGACTGGATGCCGTTTGGTGCAGGCCCTAGGAACTGTATCGGGATGAGGCTGGCCCTGTTTGAGCTGAAGCTGGGACTGGCCAGGCTGCTGATGAAGTACCGCGTCATGACGGCACCTGACACTGAT ATTCCCCTAAAGATGAAAAAGTTTAAGAAGTTCCCCATCCCAGAGAATGGCATCAGGCTGAAAGTGGAGCTGGTTGATTCTGTAACATACTAA
- the LOC118403091 gene encoding PHD finger protein 13-like, with product MADTLDIDPELIPPIARKRKTIDNFGTFCAFVLAYEAQLQKMRSSPHNSTGSSAGSDTTESTTSEVPDLEGSSSSSHSFTSPTHGFPAPARSVSKTKGMSGSDKKMKKEKKKRRKQILSQQALETGVVTDDSLFERPDPAEHKTAKRRKRISNEVIESDDDWNLVTCFCQKPFAGRPMIECTECTIWIHLSCAKIRKSNVPEIFICQRCREARHQIRRSSRQKEENSSPSPSPSPSPSPSPHISSSDSEDL from the exons CTCATCCCTCCAATAGCGAGGAAACGGAAAACGATCGACAACTTCGGGACGTTCTGTGCGTTCGTCTTGGCGTATGAGGCACAGCTACAG AAGATGAGAAGTAGTCCCCACAACAGCACGGGCAGCTCTGCGGGGAGCGACACCACAGAGAGCACCACCAGCGAGGTGCCTGACCTGGAGGGCAGCTCCAGCTCCTCTCATTCCTTCACGTCTCCGACCCACGGCTTTCCTGCGCCCGCGCGCTCCGTCAGCAAGACCAAGGGCATGAGTGGCTCCgacaagaagatgaagaaggagaagaagaagaggagaaagcaGATTCTGAGCCAGCAGGCCTTGGAGACAG GTGTCGTGACAGATGATTCACTGTTCGAGCGCCCAGACCCCGCGGAACACAAAACTGCCAAGAGGAGAAAAAGGATCTCCAACGAAGTTATCGAGTCTG ACGATGACTGGAACCTGGTGACGTGCTTCTGCCAGAAGCCGTTCGCGGGGCGTCCCATGATCGAGTGTACGGAATGCACCATCTGGATCCACTTGTCGTGTGCAAAGATCAGAAAGTCCAACGTCCCGGAAATATTCATCTGTCAGAGGTGCCGCGAGGCcag GCACCAGATCCGGCGATCATCGAGGCAAAAGGAGGAAAACTCCAGCCCCAGTCCgagccccagccccagccccagccctaGCCCCCACATCTCCAGTAGTGACTCGGAGGACTTGTAA